TTAAGCGCCCCTCCTATATTTATCTCGTCATGTTTAAATACTTCTTTATTCATTTCACTTATAAGGTTCATAAGTTTAAATGAATTTAAATTAAAAACACTTTTTGTATTAACCTTATCAATTCCTGTAACAGGATCTCCAGTTATAGCTAAAATATTTCTTATACCTTCTATATGCGCAGCAAGCAAACTAGCTCTTATAGCGTTTACATTTTTGTCTCTACAACACATATGGGGCATAACCTCTATTCCCAATTCTCTTTTAATTTTAGATGCAATCATTATTGAGTCCACTCTAACTTTCGACATAGGTGAATCTGCAATAGTAACTAAATCTATATTATTTTTCTTACACACCTCAGCTGCATACATAATTTTATCTATATCAATATTGAACGGTGGGTCCAACTCTACCACTATTGGAAATTCGTCCTTAACCAACTTTTCCCAAAACTTATTCTTTTCCCTTTTTTTATTAGGTTTTTCTTCTTTCTTAATTGCTTTTATTTCTACCTGTTTAACATTTGTTTTTAATTTTTCTACTAATTTTTCTATATGTCTTGGTGTAGTACCACAACACCCTCCTAATATTTTAATTCCTACATTTTTAATCATTGACATTTTATCAGCAAAATAATCAGGATTATCTACATATACCATTCGTTCATTAATTAATTCCGGATACCCTGAATTAGGTAAAGCAGATATTGTATCCCCAAGTAATTTCAAATTTTTAATAACACTATATAAGTGAGCTGGTCCAGAACCACAATTAAATCCATATGCATCTATATTTTTAATACTGTTCATTTTGTTTACAATACTATTTGCACTAATACCTTCTCTTGTAAAACCATCTTGCATAACTGCGAATTGAGTTAATATAAAAGCATACTTATTTTTTAACTTTATATATTTAAAAATTTCTTCTAAACAATCTATACTACTTAATGTCTCAAATACAAAAATATCGGCTCCTAATTCCATAAAAGTATCTACTACAAACTTATATTCTTCTATTATATACTCTACAGGTTTTCCTACTTCAAATTTATTAATTGGTCCTACATCCGCTGCAACAAA
The Clostridium felsineum DSM 794 DNA segment above includes these coding regions:
- a CDS encoding bifunctional homocysteine S-methyltransferase/methylenetetrahydrofolate reductase, encoding MIREYIKNNILVTDGAMGTYYSKITGDYNNFCEFANLNNPKVIFNIHKEYIDAGAKFIRTNTFSANTLTMDISKEELRNIITEGYKIAKKAAATKDNVFVAADVGPINKFEVGKPVEYIIEEYKFVVDTFMELGADIFVFETLSSIDCLEEIFKYIKLKNKYAFILTQFAVMQDGFTREGISANSIVNKMNSIKNIDAYGFNCGSGPAHLYSVIKNLKLLGDTISALPNSGYPELINERMVYVDNPDYFADKMSMIKNVGIKILGGCCGTTPRHIEKLVEKLKTNVKQVEIKAIKKEEKPNKKREKNKFWEKLVKDEFPIVVELDPPFNIDIDKIMYAAEVCKKNNIDLVTIADSPMSKVRVDSIMIASKIKRELGIEVMPHMCCRDKNVNAIRASLLAAHIEGIRNILAITGDPVTGIDKVNTKSVFNLNSFKLMNLISEMNKEVFKHDEINIGGALNLNVLNKKIEVSRMLKKVDNGGTFFLTQPIFEESTIEFLANLKRDKGVKIIGGILPLVSYRNVQFINNELFGVNIPKEYVERFKIDMSREEAETVGVDLATELIHKIKKYVDGIYMVTPFNRIEMVMKILKNIRK